From Pirellulales bacterium, the proteins below share one genomic window:
- a CDS encoding PEP-CTERM sorting domain-containing protein, which produces MHIRHLSAAAFLALIVPFAVSAETISLTPDRDNTLIEQTNPANQLSNGQGDIFSGRTNQGAGISIRRGLIYFDIDASAIPDGATITGVKLTVRDIMGLNGDRTHSLRRVLQDWGEGTSFFAGGVGAPATEGDATWLYTFYNATNPALSPTWDTPGGDFSSTVSGSTLISDDFGGLQFFSWSSSTPGNEQMIADVQSWLDNPAANFGWAILGDESVGQTAKRLNSSESPTFTPPGVAPVLEVTYVVPEPSSFVLAALGAMLGLAIMRRRRCN; this is translated from the coding sequence ATGCACATACGCCACCTTTCCGCGGCCGCCTTCTTGGCGCTTATCGTACCGTTTGCCGTCTCGGCCGAGACGATTTCCCTGACACCCGATAGAGACAATACGCTGATCGAGCAGACGAATCCGGCGAATCAACTCAGCAATGGGCAAGGAGACATCTTCTCCGGCCGTACGAATCAGGGAGCCGGCATCAGCATTCGTCGCGGCCTGATTTACTTCGATATCGATGCGAGCGCGATTCCCGACGGCGCGACGATTACCGGCGTCAAGCTTACGGTACGTGACATCATGGGATTGAATGGCGATCGCACGCACTCGTTGCGGCGCGTGTTGCAGGACTGGGGCGAGGGAACTTCCTTCTTCGCGGGCGGAGTCGGCGCCCCGGCGACCGAGGGGGACGCCACCTGGCTGTATACCTTCTACAATGCGACCAATCCCGCTCTGAGCCCTACTTGGGACACTCCTGGCGGGGACTTCAGTTCCACGGTCAGCGGCTCGACTCTCATCAGCGACGACTTCGGAGGTCTGCAGTTCTTCTCCTGGTCGAGTTCTACGCCTGGAAACGAACAGATGATTGCCGATGTGCAAAGTTGGTTGGATAATCCGGCGGCGAACTTCGGTTGGGCGATTCTCGGTGATGAGTCCGTTGGTCAGACGGCAAAGCGTCTGAACAGCAGTGAATCACCCACGTTCACGCCCCCCGGCGTGGCGCCAGTTCTGGAAGTGACCTACGTCGTGCCGGAGCCGAGCTCGTTCGTGCTCGCCGCGCTCGGCGCGATGCTGGGCCTGGCGATCATGAGACGTCGCCGCTGCAACTAA
- a CDS encoding helix-turn-helix domain-containing protein: MSIEPTLKNRLKATRLARGWSQEELARASGLSRSGISAIETERLVPSAAGALALAKALACRVEDLFQLEESPATPTWAWQPTDAPCRYWEAEIAGRRLLYPGDAVSDSLLAHDGYFEGNLPAPGPRELAERTLVLACCDPAVSLLAAELAQKQIRLLVLSRSSRLALQLLQQGLVHVAGVHLSRSGEEGNAAAVQETLGSGYRLLRLARWQEGLAVAPGQRVTSIRSAVDSRLRWVGREAGSGARQCLDEILGDRKAPRHEARSHQGVAEVIRAGLADAGVCLRLTSQQAGLDFLGIREEAYDLCYSSGAEQDPRIRALVEVVESARFRKLLGELPGYSTPDTGTLRTVR; the protein is encoded by the coding sequence ATGTCAATAGAACCGACCCTCAAAAACCGCCTGAAGGCCACGCGGCTCGCTCGCGGCTGGTCGCAGGAAGAGCTGGCCCGCGCCAGCGGGCTCTCGCGCAGCGGCATCAGCGCCATCGAGACCGAACGACTGGTCCCTTCCGCCGCCGGCGCCCTGGCCTTGGCGAAAGCGCTGGCCTGCCGAGTCGAGGATCTGTTTCAGCTCGAGGAATCGCCGGCCACGCCCACCTGGGCCTGGCAGCCGACGGACGCCCCCTGCCGCTACTGGGAGGCCGAGATCGCCGGACGCCGCCTGCTCTATCCTGGCGATGCGGTCAGCGATTCGCTGCTGGCCCACGACGGTTATTTCGAGGGAAATCTCCCCGCGCCCGGCCCGCGAGAGCTGGCCGAGCGCACGCTGGTGCTGGCCTGCTGCGACCCGGCCGTGAGCCTGCTGGCGGCCGAGCTCGCCCAGAAACAGATTCGCCTGCTCGTCCTTTCCCGTTCTAGCCGCCTGGCACTGCAACTGCTGCAACAGGGGCTCGTTCACGTGGCTGGCGTCCATCTTTCTCGCTCGGGCGAAGAGGGGAATGCCGCCGCCGTGCAGGAAACGCTCGGCTCGGGCTACCGCCTGCTGCGCCTTGCCCGTTGGCAAGAGGGGCTCGCCGTGGCCCCCGGCCAGCGCGTGACGTCGATTCGCTCGGCGGTCGATTCACGACTGCGCTGGGTCGGCCGAGAAGCGGGCAGTGGAGCCCGCCAGTGCCTCGACGAGATCCTGGGAGATCGCAAGGCCCCGCGGCACGAAGCGCGCAGTCACCAGGGGGTGGCCGAGGTAATTCGCGCGGGGCTCGCCGATGCCGGAGTCTGCCTGCGCCTCACGAGCCAGCAAGCAGGGCTCGATTTTCTCGGCATTCGCGAAGAGGCCTACGATCTCTGCTATTCGTCTGGCGCGGAACAAGATCCACGCATCCGGGCCCTCGTCGAGGTCGTCGAGTCGGCACGTTTCCGCAAACTGCTCGGCGAATTGCCCGGCTACAGCACGCCCGATACAGGCACGCTGCGCACCGTACGCTAA